In [Mycobacterium] stephanolepidis, the genomic window CTCCACCAGATGATCGCGCTCCTGCGTGGTCGGCAGGCTGAACGCGCACATCAGCCCGCGTCCCCGCACGTCGCCGATCTCGCCGTGCCGCAACGCCAGGGTCTGCAGACGGTCCAGTAGGTACTCGCCCATCCGAGCCGCGTTGCCGAAAAGCCGCTGCGACTCAATCACTTCCAGGATGCGGCGAGAGCGCACCATGTCCACCAGGTTTCCGCCCCAGGTGGAGTTGATGCGTGAGCTGACGGCGAAGACATTGTCGGCGACCTCATCAACACGACCGCCTGCCATGACTCCACACACCTGCGTCTTCTTGCCGAACGCCACGATATCGGGAGTCACGCCCAGCTGTTGGAATGCCCAGGCCGTTCCGGTGAGTCCACAGCCGGTCTGCACCTCGTCGAAGACGAACAGGGCATCATTCTCGTGACACAGCGCGCGCATGGCGTGGAAAAAGTCGGGTCGGAAATGACGATCTCCACCCTCACCCTGGATCGGCTCGGCGATGAAACATGCTATTTCGTGAGGATTTTCGGCGAACACACGTCGGGCCTGCGCCAGCGCCGCAGCCTCCAGCTCTTCGACATCGGCGTCGGGGCGCAGGTACGGCGCGTCGATGCGCGGCCAGTCGAACTTGGGGAACCGCGCCACCTTGTTGGGATCGGTGTTCGTCAGCGACATGGTGTAGCCGCTACGCCCATGGAAGGCCTCACGCAGGTGTAATACCTTGGTGCCCAGGGCCGCATCGATTCCGTGCGCCTCGTTCCAGCGGCTCTTCCAGTCGAATGCCACCTTCAGTGCGTTCTCCACCGCCAATGCTCCGCCGTCGACGAAAAACAGGTGCGGAAGAGCCGGGTCACCGAGCACACGCGCGAAAGTGTCGACGAACCGCGCCATCTCGACGGTATAGATATCCGAATTACTCGGCTTGTTGATGGCGGCCCGGGTCAGTTCGGC contains:
- the lat gene encoding L-lysine 6-transaminase — protein: MTPDRVHEVLRRSILADGMDLVLDLERSHGAHLVDARDGTTYLDMFTFFASSALGMNHPMLAEDGEFRAELTRAAINKPSNSDIYTVEMARFVDTFARVLGDPALPHLFFVDGGALAVENALKVAFDWKSRWNEAHGIDAALGTKVLHLREAFHGRSGYTMSLTNTDPNKVARFPKFDWPRIDAPYLRPDADVEELEAAALAQARRVFAENPHEIACFIAEPIQGEGGDRHFRPDFFHAMRALCHENDALFVFDEVQTGCGLTGTAWAFQQLGVTPDIVAFGKKTQVCGVMAGGRVDEVADNVFAVSSRINSTWGGNLVDMVRSRRILEVIESQRLFGNAARMGEYLLDRLQTLALRHGEIGDVRGRGLMCAFSLPTTQERDHLVERLWSQERVILLPSGKNSVRFRPPLIVSAEEIDAAAAAVSRVLSHRV